The following coding sequences are from one Pelagicoccus sp. SDUM812003 window:
- a CDS encoding YceI family protein codes for MKRIIKSLAAGATLAALPLLNAMEFDLSDPKGVNNIVFLLDAPLESINGTATGISGTLAYDPSSPKSTTGKIVVAVDSLSVPNGKMKEHMMGGKWLDQSQYPEITFELASLSDVKKDGDKVSATAHGTMTIKGKSKEMAVPVSLTYLPGMMQQRQGQEGDIVVVRSEFSVSRSDFGVNAGENEEKVSDEVELRLSIAGFAPADS; via the coding sequence ATGAAACGAATCATCAAGAGCCTCGCGGCGGGCGCCACTCTGGCGGCATTGCCACTTCTCAACGCCATGGAGTTCGACCTGAGCGATCCCAAAGGCGTCAACAACATCGTCTTCCTGCTCGATGCACCGCTGGAGTCCATCAACGGCACGGCGACGGGTATTTCCGGAACGCTCGCCTACGACCCGTCTTCGCCCAAGTCCACGACCGGCAAGATCGTGGTGGCGGTGGATTCCCTCAGCGTGCCGAACGGCAAGATGAAGGAGCACATGATGGGTGGCAAGTGGCTCGACCAGAGCCAGTATCCAGAGATCACCTTCGAGCTGGCCTCGCTTTCCGATGTGAAAAAGGATGGCGACAAGGTCTCCGCTACCGCGCATGGGACGATGACCATCAAGGGCAAGTCCAAGGAGATGGCGGTACCGGTTTCGCTGACTTATCTGCCTGGCATGATGCAGCAGCGTCAGGGGCAGGAGGGCGACATCGTAGTGGTGCGTTCCGAGTTTTCCGTTTCGCGCAGCGACTTTGGCGTGAACGCGGGCGAGAACGAGGAAAAGGTGTCCGACGAGGTCGAGCTTCGCCTGAGCATCGCGGGTTTTGCCCCGGCTGACTCCTAG
- the htpG gene encoding molecular chaperone HtpG: MSAQNIEKHEFKAEIKQLLDIVIHSLYTEKEIFIRELISNASDALEKLRHLQITEKDIHDDNLDLEINITTDDKANTITIQDFGIGLTRDELVENLGTIAHSGSKQFLEALKAGGEKNADLIGQFGVGFYSAFMVAKDVKVYTHSWKKDEPGHLWTSDGVGAYEIEEVEGQRRGAKIVISLADDYKQYAKGDTVKEIIKRYSSFVQFPINLNGEKVNTIDAIWLRSKSEIKDEEYTEFYKFQANAFDEPHYRLHFSADAPLDIKALLFTPKTNPEKMGFGRIDPGVALHCRKVLIDAKPDELLPEWLRYLKGVIDSADLPLNISRETMQDNGLTGKISRVITKRYLKFLKEEAKKRPEQYAEFFKNFGIYLKEGVATDFTYRDDLAKLLYFESSVTEKGKTTSLADYVSRMKDEQKEIYYILGQNRESIESGPYLEGFKSRGLEVLFLYEPIDEYVMNNLGQFEEKQLTSADQGDLKLDDAPKPEGEALSDDDAKALCEWLKTAIGDRVKEVKVSSRLVNSPVMALSPDAMSSQMRRMMRQMGQDSSAMPLEVLFEINPRHALIKNLNTQRSANEDLAKLVAQQAFDNALVAAGLLEDPKDMVTRMYQILEQAATK, from the coding sequence ATGAGCGCGCAAAACATCGAAAAACACGAGTTCAAGGCCGAGATCAAACAGCTGCTGGATATCGTCATCCACAGCCTCTACACCGAAAAGGAGATCTTCATCCGCGAGCTGATTTCCAACGCATCCGACGCTTTGGAAAAGCTGCGCCACCTGCAGATCACCGAAAAGGACATCCACGACGACAATCTCGACCTCGAGATCAACATCACCACCGACGACAAGGCCAACACCATCACCATCCAGGACTTCGGTATCGGCCTCACCCGCGACGAGCTGGTGGAAAACCTGGGCACCATCGCCCATTCCGGCTCCAAGCAGTTCCTCGAAGCCCTCAAGGCGGGCGGCGAGAAAAACGCCGACCTCATCGGCCAGTTCGGCGTAGGCTTCTACTCCGCCTTCATGGTGGCCAAGGACGTCAAGGTCTACACCCACTCCTGGAAAAAGGACGAACCGGGCCACCTCTGGACCAGCGACGGTGTCGGCGCCTACGAAATCGAGGAAGTCGAAGGCCAGCGCCGCGGCGCCAAGATCGTCATCTCCCTCGCAGACGACTACAAGCAGTACGCCAAGGGCGATACCGTGAAGGAGATCATCAAGCGCTACTCCTCCTTCGTCCAGTTCCCCATCAACCTCAACGGCGAGAAGGTCAACACCATCGACGCCATCTGGCTGCGCTCCAAGTCCGAGATCAAGGACGAGGAATACACCGAGTTCTACAAGTTCCAGGCCAACGCCTTCGACGAGCCGCACTACCGTCTGCATTTCTCCGCCGACGCTCCGCTCGACATCAAGGCCCTGCTCTTCACCCCGAAGACCAATCCGGAAAAAATGGGCTTCGGCCGCATCGACCCGGGCGTGGCCCTGCACTGCCGCAAGGTTCTCATCGACGCCAAGCCCGACGAGCTGCTGCCCGAGTGGCTGCGCTACCTCAAGGGCGTCATCGATTCCGCCGACCTGCCGCTCAACATTTCCCGCGAAACCATGCAGGACAACGGCCTGACCGGAAAAATCAGCCGCGTCATCACCAAGCGCTACCTCAAGTTCCTCAAGGAGGAAGCCAAGAAGCGCCCCGAGCAATACGCTGAATTCTTCAAGAACTTCGGCATCTACCTGAAGGAAGGCGTCGCCACCGACTTCACCTACCGCGACGACCTCGCCAAGCTGCTCTACTTCGAGTCCTCCGTCACCGAGAAGGGCAAGACAACCAGCCTCGCCGACTACGTCTCCCGCATGAAGGACGAGCAGAAGGAGATCTACTACATTCTCGGTCAAAACCGCGAGTCCATCGAGTCCGGACCCTACCTCGAAGGCTTCAAGTCCCGCGGTCTGGAAGTGCTCTTCCTCTACGAGCCTATCGACGAGTACGTCATGAACAACCTCGGCCAGTTCGAGGAAAAACAGCTCACCTCCGCCGACCAAGGCGACCTCAAGCTCGACGACGCCCCCAAGCCCGAAGGCGAAGCCCTTTCGGACGATGACGCCAAAGCTCTCTGCGAATGGCTCAAGACCGCCATCGGCGACCGCGTCAAAGAGGTCAAAGTCTCCAGCCGTCTGGTCAACAGCCCCGTCATGGCCCTCTCCCCCGACGCCATGTCCAGCCAGATGCGCCGCATGATGCGCCAGATGGGTCAGGACTCCAGCGCCATGCCGCTCGAGGTGCTCTTCGAGATCAACCCGCGCCACGCCCTTATCAAGAATCTGAATACGCAGCGCAGCGCCAACGAAGACCTCGCCAAGCTCGTGGCTCAGCAGGCTTTCGACAACGCCCTCGTCGCCGCCGGTCTGCTCGAAGACCCCAAGGACATGGTCACCCGCATGTACCAGATCCTCGAACAAGCCGCCACCAAGTAA
- a CDS encoding efflux RND transporter periplasmic adaptor subunit, protein MSKPSLGFLKREPQPNKPSRTGVRHKLITWAIPAGIAIGILILLAALFGEQLLPARSVQLETVATLTASEHSPDSEQRTPQTSELSFDGPVLFQASGWIEAYPQAVKATALISGVVDNVFVLEGERVEKGDPIATLIDEDARLDLQTAKAAVDAAQARLAANQDSQRSLAARQRSLRHELNAAKAQLTYLEEHARSRSELGDRSVSELQILEARQMAESQKAAVAAIQAKIEEAEAEASRLEKIFTQHSAELAAAETELARRQLALDRTRIVAPISGRVSELFVVPGQQRMHGADDPHSADIAHLYDPEQLQARIDVPLAEASAIAIGQPVYLRSNFLPDQKFRGQVIRIDGRADLQRNTLQAKVRLLDIDDRLRPDMLCRAEFLAASTTSDSPTGSAVAAQTRARVFIPESALIDRSGEQAHTWVVDASGKHIEKRRLELGGERRENYRLVKEGLRPGDRVVISPAADLQEGQRVQPSSAD, encoded by the coding sequence ATGTCGAAACCTTCGCTCGGCTTTCTCAAACGAGAGCCGCAACCAAACAAGCCCTCCAGAACGGGCGTCCGCCACAAACTGATAACCTGGGCCATACCCGCCGGCATCGCCATCGGGATCCTCATTTTGCTGGCCGCCCTCTTTGGCGAACAACTCCTCCCGGCACGCTCCGTTCAACTGGAAACAGTCGCGACTCTCACCGCTTCCGAACACTCGCCTGACTCCGAGCAGCGAACGCCCCAAACGAGCGAGCTCTCCTTCGATGGCCCCGTACTCTTTCAAGCCTCGGGTTGGATCGAAGCCTACCCGCAAGCCGTCAAAGCGACCGCTCTCATCTCGGGCGTGGTCGACAATGTCTTTGTATTGGAAGGCGAGCGCGTCGAAAAAGGAGATCCCATCGCCACGCTTATCGACGAAGACGCCCGTCTCGACCTGCAAACGGCCAAAGCCGCAGTCGATGCCGCCCAAGCCAGACTCGCCGCCAATCAGGATTCCCAACGATCGCTGGCTGCTCGCCAACGAAGCCTTCGCCACGAGCTGAACGCCGCCAAGGCCCAACTCACCTACCTCGAGGAACACGCTCGAAGTCGGAGTGAATTGGGTGACCGTTCTGTATCCGAACTCCAAATACTCGAAGCTCGCCAAATGGCCGAATCTCAAAAAGCGGCCGTCGCGGCGATCCAGGCCAAAATCGAAGAGGCCGAAGCCGAAGCCAGCCGGCTCGAAAAGATTTTCACTCAACACTCCGCCGAGCTCGCCGCCGCAGAAACAGAGTTGGCACGTCGCCAACTCGCCCTCGACCGCACGCGCATCGTAGCCCCCATCTCCGGGCGCGTATCAGAGCTGTTCGTGGTGCCGGGACAGCAAAGAATGCACGGTGCAGACGATCCGCACTCCGCCGACATCGCTCACCTCTATGACCCGGAGCAACTACAAGCCCGCATCGACGTCCCCCTCGCAGAGGCATCCGCCATCGCCATCGGCCAACCCGTGTACCTGCGCTCGAACTTTCTCCCCGACCAGAAATTTCGCGGCCAAGTCATCCGCATAGACGGCCGAGCCGACCTGCAGCGAAACACCCTTCAGGCAAAGGTTCGTCTTCTCGACATCGACGATCGACTGCGGCCCGACATGCTCTGCCGCGCCGAATTCCTCGCCGCGTCCACCACGAGCGACAGCCCCACCGGTAGCGCTGTCGCAGCTCAGACTCGCGCCCGCGTCTTCATCCCGGAGTCCGCCCTTATCGATCGATCCGGCGAGCAAGCCCACACTTGGGTCGTCGACGCCTCGGGAAAACATATCGAAAAACGTCGCTTGGAGCTGGGCGGCGAGCGACGCGAAAACTACCGCCTCGTAAAGGAAGGCCTGCGCCCCGGCGACCGCGTTGTGATCAGCCCCGCCGCCGATCTGCAGGAAGGACAACGGGTTCAACCGAGCTCAGCTGACTAA
- a CDS encoding ABC transporter ATP-binding protein produces the protein MDTTAFIRCRQLSKSYQKGPNTVTPLQELDLDVPSGEFLALMGPSGSGKTTLLNLIAGIDQPTSGELIVDGRNLGSLSRAELTRWRSQHCGYIFQLYHLVPILTAFENVELPLLLDKSLSRRERHNRVAGALDLVGIADRADHRPSELSGGQEQRVAIARAIVADPGLLVADEPTGDLDSVSGRQILDLLQSLASDHGKTIVMVTHDAKAAAAASRTLHLEKGRLEENLEAPETRSV, from the coding sequence ATGGATACAACCGCTTTCATACGCTGCCGCCAGCTCAGCAAGAGCTACCAAAAAGGCCCTAACACAGTCACGCCACTACAAGAGCTCGACCTCGACGTTCCCAGCGGTGAATTTCTCGCCCTGATGGGACCTTCCGGTTCCGGCAAGACCACCTTGCTCAACCTCATCGCTGGCATCGACCAACCGACTTCCGGCGAACTCATCGTAGATGGACGCAACCTCGGCTCCCTCTCCCGAGCGGAGCTCACCCGCTGGCGTTCCCAACATTGTGGATACATCTTCCAGCTCTACCATCTCGTGCCCATCCTAACTGCCTTCGAAAACGTCGAGCTCCCCTTGCTGCTAGACAAATCTCTTTCGCGGCGCGAGCGACACAACCGCGTCGCAGGAGCGCTCGATTTGGTAGGCATCGCCGATCGCGCCGACCATCGGCCGTCGGAACTTTCGGGAGGGCAAGAGCAGCGCGTCGCCATCGCCCGAGCCATTGTGGCAGACCCCGGCCTGCTCGTGGCGGACGAACCGACAGGTGACCTCGACAGCGTATCCGGTCGCCAGATACTCGACCTCCTGCAAAGTCTCGCCAGCGACCACGGCAAGACCATCGTCATGGTCACTCACGACGCCAAAGCCGCAGCCGCCGCAAGCCGCACTCTGCACCTCGAAAAAGGCCGACTCGAGGAGAATCTCGAAGCGCCAGAGACCCGATCCGTCTAA
- a CDS encoding ABC transporter permease, with translation MHTLRKLSGLALKQLMRNRLRSILTVLGVAIGMFLYAAVETMQTSLKSVTQSSPDDNTLVVYRENRFCPSTSRLPEHYQSEIERIDGVVEALPIQIAVNNCGASLDVITFRGVPTDSLQAYNPDIEITSGSFEDWQNRSDAALVGQHFAQRRGLQPGDQFEAVGVRVWVAGIIESPEPQDNNVAYVHLPFLQQASRVGLGIVTQFNVRVADAANLQTVANQIDALFAADQAPTDTRPEKAFFAQTASELVELVGFTRWLGLGAVLAVLGLVANALLLAARSRVKESAILQTVGFSRASVAQVMIWEGVFLGLAGGALGSFSAALFFRVKSFTLGNEGLTLALSPQLPVILSGLAVAVSLGLLASLWPAYVAARRPIVDSLRSA, from the coding sequence ATGCACACGCTACGAAAACTGAGCGGGCTGGCTCTGAAACAGCTAATGCGCAATCGACTCCGAAGCATCTTGACCGTGCTGGGCGTCGCCATCGGCATGTTCCTCTACGCTGCTGTCGAGACCATGCAAACCTCCCTGAAATCCGTCACTCAATCGAGCCCGGACGACAACACCTTGGTGGTCTACCGAGAAAACCGTTTCTGCCCCTCCACCTCTCGGCTTCCCGAACACTACCAAAGCGAAATCGAACGCATCGACGGCGTCGTCGAAGCCCTGCCTATCCAAATCGCCGTCAACAACTGCGGAGCCAGCCTGGACGTGATCACCTTTCGCGGCGTGCCCACGGATTCACTACAGGCGTACAACCCAGACATCGAAATAACCTCGGGCTCCTTCGAGGATTGGCAAAACCGCAGCGATGCCGCGCTCGTGGGACAACACTTCGCCCAGCGACGCGGCTTGCAGCCGGGCGACCAATTCGAGGCGGTCGGCGTCCGCGTCTGGGTGGCTGGGATCATCGAATCCCCCGAACCCCAAGACAACAACGTCGCCTATGTTCACCTGCCCTTTCTGCAACAAGCCTCCCGTGTCGGCTTGGGCATCGTCACCCAGTTCAATGTTCGCGTCGCGGACGCCGCAAATCTCCAAACGGTCGCCAACCAGATCGACGCTCTCTTCGCCGCCGACCAGGCTCCTACCGACACTCGTCCCGAAAAAGCCTTCTTCGCTCAAACCGCCAGCGAGCTGGTGGAGCTGGTGGGCTTCACACGTTGGCTGGGCCTAGGCGCCGTGCTCGCAGTGCTCGGACTCGTGGCCAACGCCCTGCTGCTGGCCGCCCGCTCTCGCGTCAAAGAGAGCGCCATCTTGCAGACGGTTGGCTTCTCTCGCGCATCGGTGGCCCAGGTGATGATTTGGGAAGGCGTTTTCCTCGGGCTCGCGGGCGGTGCCCTCGGCAGTTTTTCGGCCGCCCTCTTCTTCCGAGTCAAGAGCTTCACCCTTGGCAACGAAGGCCTCACCCTCGCCCTGAGCCCGCAGCTTCCGGTCATCCTGTCCGGACTGGCCGTCGCCGTCTCGCTTGGCTTGCTCGCCTCCCTTTGGCCCGCCTATGTCGCGGCCCGCAGGCCGATCGTCGACTCCCTACGCAGCGCCTAA
- a CDS encoding ABC transporter permease, translating to MLPFSYAIRNLLRDPTRLLQKVLGAALVVFLVFAAGAFNSGMERVLQATGSAQNVILLGAGSEESVERSEVAVQAETLAAAGIRGIDTRAGVPAVSGEVHYMGKVMLANGNESQALLRGVTPTAFEVHREVRVLEGRFPGPGELIVGRLAYRTLKTDAEDLAIGKSITFEGQEFEIVGHFDAPGTVLESEIWLNRSDLMTLTQRDNLSCVVVRMEDPESFARADLFARQRLDLELVALPETEYYGKLAEFYAPIRGMTWLTAVLVAIGAALGGMNMLYAAFASRIREIATLQAIGYSRLSIFTSLLQESLLASLIGTLLAAFMAVTLLEGVTINFSIGTFRLLLTPNVIGLALVSGLLLGSLGAIPPALRCLRAPLPKALRSS from the coding sequence ATGCTTCCTTTCAGCTACGCTATACGAAATCTCCTAAGAGACCCGACGCGACTCCTGCAAAAGGTCCTGGGCGCCGCGTTGGTAGTCTTCCTCGTATTCGCCGCCGGCGCCTTCAACAGCGGCATGGAGCGCGTTCTCCAAGCCACTGGCTCCGCCCAAAACGTCATCCTTCTAGGAGCCGGTTCCGAGGAGAGCGTCGAACGCAGCGAAGTCGCCGTGCAGGCGGAAACGCTCGCCGCCGCGGGTATCCGAGGCATCGATACGCGAGCTGGCGTGCCCGCGGTGTCCGGAGAAGTTCACTACATGGGCAAGGTCATGCTCGCAAACGGAAACGAATCCCAAGCCCTCCTGCGCGGGGTCACCCCAACCGCTTTCGAAGTCCACCGTGAAGTTCGCGTCCTCGAAGGACGTTTTCCGGGACCAGGCGAACTGATCGTCGGACGCTTGGCCTATCGCACCCTCAAGACGGACGCGGAAGATTTGGCCATTGGGAAAAGCATCACGTTCGAAGGGCAGGAATTCGAGATCGTCGGCCACTTCGACGCGCCGGGCACCGTACTGGAGTCCGAGATCTGGCTCAATCGAAGCGACCTCATGACGCTGACCCAACGCGACAACCTCTCCTGCGTGGTCGTGCGCATGGAAGATCCGGAGAGCTTTGCCCGAGCGGATCTCTTCGCCCGCCAACGTCTCGACCTCGAACTCGTAGCCCTTCCCGAAACCGAGTACTACGGCAAGCTCGCCGAATTCTACGCGCCGATCCGGGGCATGACTTGGCTGACCGCCGTTCTCGTTGCCATCGGCGCCGCTCTCGGCGGCATGAACATGCTCTACGCTGCCTTCGCTTCCCGTATCCGAGAAATCGCGACACTACAGGCGATCGGCTACTCGCGCCTATCCATTTTCACCTCACTGCTTCAAGAGAGCCTGCTCGCTTCTCTCATCGGAACCCTGCTCGCCGCCTTCATGGCAGTGACGCTTCTTGAAGGCGTGACCATCAATTTCTCCATCGGAACCTTTCGCCTCCTGCTCACTCCCAATGTGATAGGCCTGGCCCTCGTTTCCGGCTTGCTCCTCGGCTCGCTCGGAGCGATCCCCCCAGCGCTCCGTTGCCTCCGAGCTCCACTCCCCAAGGCCCTGCGCTCCAGCTAA
- a CDS encoding Gfo/Idh/MocA family oxidoreductase has protein sequence MNRRQFVSSVALGGAALSFGSTLRSAEASKPPLRLGIIGCGWFGGVNYEAFCRVAEVRVVSICDPNARHLERTKKLISAYQSDAPLAFADYRKMLEAEPLDVVIVATPDHWHALPAIDAMKAGADVYLEKPVGVDVLEGEALLATAREYNRIVQVNTQRRSNPFYVRMAEEFLQGGRLGKVGLVECFSYLGLEGWRPGSIPDAEVPEHLNYELWAGPAPKLPYKAIMEDRGWRAFMEYGNGVIGNLGVHTIDKVRWLLGLGWPESVSATGLRYHEDSFSNVPDTMNCVLQYPDLNVSWEHRMWGKSPIPERHWSDQWGARFMGSGGTLTVTMFEYVFEPADGGPTEGVHMLSQTGDLENVDFGATMPAYQEVENQHVLDFLGAREERGSRLPIADIEQGHISSACCVLGNLSLDLGRPLAYDAKTRSVKGDVEATGRLARSYRDEWIHPGKELGV, from the coding sequence ATGAATCGTCGTCAGTTCGTTTCTTCCGTCGCCCTCGGTGGGGCGGCTTTGTCGTTTGGATCCACGCTTCGTTCCGCTGAGGCCAGCAAGCCGCCGCTGCGCCTTGGCATCATCGGTTGCGGCTGGTTTGGTGGCGTGAACTACGAGGCGTTTTGCCGCGTGGCGGAGGTGCGTGTGGTTTCGATTTGCGATCCGAATGCGCGTCATCTGGAGCGAACCAAGAAGCTGATCAGCGCCTACCAGTCGGATGCGCCCTTGGCGTTTGCCGACTATCGCAAGATGCTGGAGGCAGAGCCGCTCGACGTGGTGATCGTGGCCACTCCGGATCACTGGCATGCTCTGCCGGCGATCGATGCCATGAAGGCGGGGGCGGATGTGTATTTGGAAAAGCCGGTTGGCGTGGATGTGCTGGAAGGTGAGGCTCTGCTAGCGACAGCTCGCGAGTACAACCGTATCGTTCAGGTGAATACGCAGCGACGCAGCAATCCGTTCTATGTCAGGATGGCGGAGGAGTTCTTGCAAGGCGGTCGTTTGGGCAAGGTCGGATTGGTGGAGTGCTTCAGCTATCTAGGGCTGGAAGGTTGGCGACCGGGTTCGATCCCGGATGCGGAGGTTCCGGAGCATTTGAACTACGAGCTTTGGGCGGGGCCAGCGCCGAAGCTGCCGTACAAGGCGATCATGGAGGATCGCGGCTGGCGAGCGTTCATGGAGTACGGCAATGGAGTCATCGGAAACCTCGGGGTGCACACCATCGACAAGGTGCGGTGGCTGTTGGGACTCGGTTGGCCGGAGTCAGTGAGCGCGACCGGCTTGCGGTATCACGAGGATTCGTTTTCGAACGTGCCCGATACCATGAATTGCGTCCTTCAGTATCCAGATCTCAACGTCAGCTGGGAGCATCGCATGTGGGGCAAGTCACCGATCCCTGAAAGGCATTGGAGCGATCAGTGGGGCGCTCGGTTTATGGGAAGCGGAGGGACCCTGACGGTGACGATGTTCGAATACGTGTTCGAGCCAGCGGATGGCGGCCCGACGGAAGGGGTTCATATGCTGTCGCAGACGGGGGATTTGGAAAACGTGGATTTTGGAGCGACGATGCCCGCATATCAGGAAGTTGAGAATCAGCACGTGCTGGATTTTCTGGGCGCTCGGGAGGAACGGGGATCGCGACTTCCGATCGCGGATATCGAGCAGGGGCATATCTCGTCGGCGTGCTGCGTGTTAGGGAATCTGTCGTTGGATCTGGGGCGGCCTTTGGCTTATGACGCGAAGACGCGGAGCGTGAAGGGAGATGTAGAGGCAACGGGGAGGTTAGCGCGTTCGTATCGAGATGAGTGGATACACCCGGGTAAGGAGTTGGGTGTTTAA
- a CDS encoding DEAD/DEAH box helicase: MSFSSLGLIEPLQRAVAELGYEAATPIQSAAIPLALQGRDVLAAAETGSGKTAAFGLPLLQRLAGREALPGRMLGLALVPTRELAVQVGKALQRYGRFQEPRARVAVIYGGVGYEPQIAAARGGVEIVVATPGRVLDLAERGDLAFDQLETLILDEADRLLALGFADELRLILERLPETRQSLLFSATFPAGVVGLAESLLRDPAKVQMEMESRPVARIRQRAIEVEKDSRTALLRELLKREGWERVLVFVGSKRRADNVSAKLEKRGIRSLALHGDLNQTQRMQALESFRKGRIQILMATDVAARGLDIVGLPCVVNYDLPRAPADYVHRIGRTGRAGAEGEAISFVTAEEDAHFRLIEKRNGLSVQRERLEGFEPKVWEPVSAKKGKAPTKGKRKSKKDKLREAAARGEPEPDSPWNNLARNRKRP, from the coding sequence ATGTCATTTTCTTCCCTAGGATTGATCGAGCCGCTGCAGCGCGCGGTGGCGGAGCTTGGCTACGAGGCGGCGACGCCTATCCAATCGGCGGCGATTCCCTTGGCATTGCAAGGTCGAGACGTGCTAGCGGCGGCTGAAACCGGCTCGGGCAAGACTGCGGCTTTTGGCCTGCCTTTGCTTCAGCGCTTGGCGGGACGCGAGGCGTTGCCGGGTCGCATGCTGGGCCTAGCGCTGGTACCGACGCGCGAGCTTGCGGTGCAGGTCGGCAAGGCTCTGCAACGCTACGGCCGTTTTCAGGAGCCACGAGCCCGCGTGGCGGTGATCTATGGAGGGGTTGGCTACGAACCTCAAATCGCCGCGGCGCGAGGTGGGGTGGAGATCGTGGTGGCGACGCCCGGGCGCGTGCTCGACCTGGCGGAACGAGGCGACTTGGCGTTTGACCAGCTGGAAACGCTGATCTTGGACGAGGCGGATCGTCTGCTGGCGTTGGGGTTCGCCGATGAGCTCAGGCTGATATTGGAACGGTTGCCGGAGACGCGGCAGAGCTTGCTGTTTTCGGCCACGTTTCCCGCTGGAGTGGTCGGTTTGGCGGAATCTCTGTTGCGCGATCCAGCCAAGGTTCAGATGGAGATGGAGTCGCGACCTGTGGCTCGGATCCGGCAGCGAGCGATCGAGGTGGAAAAGGACAGTCGCACCGCGCTGCTGAGGGAGTTGTTGAAGCGGGAAGGCTGGGAGCGGGTTCTCGTTTTCGTTGGGAGCAAACGGCGCGCGGACAACGTGTCGGCCAAGCTGGAGAAGCGAGGAATCCGCTCGCTTGCCCTGCATGGCGACCTGAATCAAACGCAGCGCATGCAGGCCTTGGAGAGTTTCCGAAAAGGGCGTATCCAGATTTTGATGGCGACGGATGTAGCGGCGCGCGGCCTGGATATCGTGGGACTGCCCTGCGTGGTCAACTACGATCTGCCGCGAGCGCCAGCCGACTATGTGCACCGTATCGGAAGGACTGGCCGGGCAGGCGCTGAGGGGGAGGCGATCAGTTTCGTGACAGCGGAGGAGGACGCTCATTTTCGACTAATTGAGAAGCGAAATGGACTGAGCGTGCAGCGGGAGCGGCTGGAGGGGTTCGAACCTAAGGTGTGGGAGCCCGTTTCAGCGAAGAAAGGAAAGGCGCCTACGAAAGGAAAGCGCAAGAGCAAGAAGGACAAGTTGCGCGAAGCGGCGGCTCGAGGGGAGCCAGAGCCTGATTCGCCTTGGAACAATCTCGCTAGAAACCGGAAGCGGCCATGA
- a CDS encoding YceI family protein produces MLPKPNSFKRLTCESIGSRDGPLVDVRTAEAFAECRIPGSVNHCVYEISFLESFPKAFPDRSTPIAVYGEGESYRADEAAIARLQSLGYEDLALLEGGLASWKGDGRETEGSGTKPPTPVSGVLELDNEHSKVGWVGRNLTNRHDGAVDLVQGTLELDKDRPVGGKVTVDLRTLSCRDISDSDMASVLVKHLQNADFFHVSEHPLASFTLKSAEVLESRTYGQPNYLVRGVLTARGKELELVMEALVERIDNGFVFQANFDFDRVALGARYGSGSLFERLGMHLVNDLVSIDVLAVFKRPDA; encoded by the coding sequence ATGCTGCCTAAACCGAACTCCTTCAAACGTTTGACCTGTGAATCGATCGGAAGCCGAGATGGCCCGCTGGTCGATGTGCGAACCGCAGAGGCCTTCGCCGAATGTCGCATCCCGGGCAGCGTCAACCACTGCGTCTACGAGATTTCGTTTTTGGAGTCCTTTCCAAAAGCCTTTCCGGACCGCTCCACCCCGATTGCGGTGTACGGCGAAGGCGAATCCTATCGAGCGGACGAAGCCGCCATCGCCCGTTTGCAGTCGCTCGGCTACGAAGACCTGGCCTTGCTGGAGGGAGGTTTGGCCAGCTGGAAGGGGGATGGGAGGGAGACCGAGGGCAGCGGAACCAAACCGCCAACTCCGGTTAGCGGTGTTCTGGAGCTAGATAACGAACACAGCAAAGTCGGTTGGGTCGGGCGAAACTTGACTAATCGGCACGATGGGGCTGTCGATCTGGTGCAAGGCACGCTCGAGCTCGACAAGGACAGACCGGTGGGCGGAAAAGTCACGGTCGATTTGAGAACCTTGAGCTGCCGGGATATCTCCGATTCCGATATGGCTAGCGTATTGGTCAAGCACCTACAAAATGCGGACTTTTTCCATGTGAGCGAACACCCGCTGGCGAGTTTCACTTTGAAAAGCGCCGAGGTCCTGGAGAGCAGGACTTATGGACAGCCGAACTACCTGGTTCGCGGCGTGCTGACAGCTCGTGGCAAGGAGCTCGAGCTGGTGATGGAAGCCTTGGTGGAGCGGATCGATAACGGTTTCGTCTTTCAGGCGAACTTCGACTTCGATCGCGTCGCTCTGGGAGCGCGCTACGGCTCGGGCAGTCTTTTCGAGAGGCTGGGCATGCATCTGGTCAACGACTTGGTGTCGATCGATGTCCTGGCGGTGTTCAAACGCCCCGATGCGTGA